A region of the Actinomycetota bacterium genome:
AGCGCCACAACGCCAACGTGCACCGCGGTATCTACATGCTCTCGGAGGAAGCGACCGAGTTGTACGAGGAGGCGCGGGTCAAGCTCGCGTCGTTCATCGGCGCGACAGACCCCGCGACGGTGATCTTCAACCGCGGCACGACGGAGTCGATCAACGCGATCGCGCACGGGTGGGGCAGGAAGTGCCTCAAGGAGGGCGACGAGATCCTGCTCACGGACATGGAGCACCACTCCAACATCGTGCCGTGGCAGCTCGCCGCCAGGGCGACCGGCGCGACGCTCCGATACCTGCCGATCACCGACGACGGGCTGATCGATCTGTCGACGCTCGAGTCGTCGCTGACCGATCGAACCAAGGTGTTCGCGGTCACCGGCATGTCCAACTCGCTCGGGACGCTCACGCCGGTGCCTCTCCTCGCCGACGCGGCGCACGCGGTCGGTGCAGTGCTCGTCGTGGACGGCGCACAGCTCGTGCCACATGTGCCGGTGGACGTTCGCGTGCTCGACTGCGACTTCCTGACAATCTCGGGACACAAGATGCTCGGGCCGACCGCGTCGGGCGGGTTCTACGCCAAGCGCGAGCTGCTCGAGGAGATGGACCCCTTCATCGGCGGCGGGCACATGATCCACGAGGTCTACCGCGAGTACTCGACGTGGAACGACGTGCCGGGCAAGTTCGAGGGTGGAACGATGAACATCGCGCAGGAGGTCGGACTCGCCGCCGCGGTGGACTACCTGCAGGCGCTGGGCATGGAGAACGTCCGCGCGCACGAGGAGGAGATCGCCGGGTACGCGATCGCGCGACTTCAAGACGCGGGCGCGCGGATCCTCGGCCCCGTCGATGTCTCCAAGCGCGGCGGCGCGGTGAGCTTCGTCTATCGAGACGTCCACCCACACGACGTGGCGACGGTACTGAACGAAGAGGGGATCGCGGTTCGCGCGGGACATCACTGCAACCAGCTGGTCATGCGGCGATTCAACGTGGCGGCGACGACGCGCGCGAGCTTCTACGTCTACAACACCCGCCGTGAGGTCGACGCGCTCGTGAACGCGCTCGGCAAGGCCGACGACGTCTTTGGAGCCTAGGAAGGACACCGGTGGCGCTCGACGACATCTACAAGGAAGTCATCCTCGATCACTACAAGAACCCCCGGAACAAGCACGAGCTGCCGGGCGCCGCGCTCACCCACTCGAAGAACAACCCGCTGTGCGGCGACGAGATCACCGTGTTCGCGGACGCCGAGGACGGCAAGCTCCGGGAGGTGTCGTTCGTCGGCCAGGGCTGCTCGATCAGTCAGAGCTCCGCGTCGATGATGACGGAGACCGTCGCGGGCAAGACGATCGGCGAGGTCGAGGAGCTCACGGCGAACGTTCGGGGGATGCTTTCCGGCGACGTCGAACCCGACGAGGATGCGTTCGGCGAGCTGGTGGCGCTGAAGGGCGTCGTGAAGTACCCGATCAGGGTGAAGTGCGCCGTCCTCGCTTGGGACGTCCTGCAGGAGGCACTCTCCCAGGGGTCAAGTAGCCCAGCGGCAGCCCGCTAGGACCGTCGGCGTGACCTCGGCACGGCAGGAGTCCGAACCCCCACGAACCCGGTCTGCCCGACGCGGCTCTCGTCCGCCGTGAGGTGAACCTTCCGGACGTCGCCGAACCCGGCGTCGCGCATGCCGGCGATCCACGTCCGGGTGGGAAACAGGCCGCACAGGTGGCTGTCGAGCTCCGAGTGCACCGAGCCGTCGGGTTCGTGGAAGACGTACGTGAGGTCCATCTGAACAGTGGTGTCGTCGGGATCGGGGTCGTAGGTCCACTCCAGGTAACGGAGCGCGCGATCGGGACCGTCGTGGCCGCCGTGGTCGGTGGTCTCGTAGAACGTCTCGGTCACCGAGTCGGGGACGAACAGCGCCGCTCCGCCCGGGGTGCAGTGCGCGAACGCCGTACGGAACACTGCGAACAGGTCGTCAACGGTCGTCATGTACGCGATCGCGTCGTGCACGAACACGCTGTCGAACGTTCGTCCCAACCGTACCGTCCGCATGTCGCCCTCGACGTGCTCGCACTCGGGGTTCAGCCGGCGACTGACCTCGAGCATGCCGGGGGAGCGATCGACGAGCGTGAGCGAGAACGCCTTCTTCATGTGCGACGCGTTGTTCCCGCCGCCCGACCCCAGCTCGAGCACTTCGCGAACCGGGATCGTCGATCTCTCGGTGATGATCTCGCGGTATTCGTTCGCCTCAGCGGCGTACTCCTCGGGCGCCGACAGCAACGGCCACCACTCCGCGAGATCGCGGTACAGACGCGGCTGCTCCTCCACGAACGCGCAGGGTATCCGTGGAGCCGCTTCCGCGCCATCGGCGCTGGACCGCTTTAGGCTTCGCACTCGTGAAGCGCGTTCGGTTGCTCCTCGCGGCGACGCTTCCTTTCGCGGCGATCGCGCTCGGGACTCCAGCGAGCGCGGGCGCGCAAGGCTTCGCGACGGAGTCGACGCCGCGATTCGACGTCCGCATCGACATCGAGTCGGACGGCTCGATCGCCGTCGCCGAGACGATCGTGCAGGGCTTCGGCGACGTCCCGCGTCACGGCATCTTCCGAACCATCCCCAACCGCGTTCCGTACGACGACGAGTTCGACCGCGTGTACCCCATCGACCTCGTCTCGGTCCGAACATCGCAGGGGACGCCGAGCGACGTCGAGACCAGCGAGGAAGCCGGCCACCTCGTCATCCGGATCGGCGATCCCGACCTCACGATCACCGGACGCCACACGTACTCGATCTCGTACGTCGTGAACGGAGCGCTCAACGACTTCCCCACGCATCAGGAGCTGTACTGGAACGCGATCGGCGACGATTGGGAGCAACCGATCGGCGAGATGCGCGTCCGCGTCGCGGGTCCTGGTCCGATCGAGCGCGTGGCGTGCTTCCAGGGACCGTTCGGCTCGACGCTCCAGTGCGACCGCGCGCGGATCAAGGACGGCGTCGCGACGTTCGTCCAGGAGGGACTCAACGCTTTCACCGGGATGTCCATCGTCGCCGCCCTTCCGCCGGGCACCGTGACGAACGCCCTCCCCATCCTCAAGGAGCGGTGGAGCTTGCAGCGCGCGTTCTCCGTGACGCCGCTGACGCTGATCGCCTCGCTTGCGCTCCTCGTCGCCGTTGTGGCCGGGTTCTCGCGGTTCGGGTGGCGGCGCGGACGCGACGTGCGGTTCTCGGGATCCCAAGTCGATCAGGTCATGGGTGGCCCGCCGGGGGGACCGACCCAAGCGGTTCCCCTGTTCGAGGACGGGAACGCACCCGTTGAGTTCGCCCCGCCCGACGGCCTTCGACCCGGTCAGGTCGGCACGCTGATCGACGAGGAGGCGAACACGCTCGACGTTTCGGCCACCATCGTCGACCTCGCGGTCCGAACGTTCCTCGTGATCGAGGAGCTCGAGAAGAAGTGGTTCCTGGGCAAGCCCGACTGGCGGCTCACGCGACTGCCCGCCGAGACCGATGGGCTGTTGCCCTACGAACGTTCGTTGCTCGACGGGCTGTTCGAAGACGGCGACGAGGTCGAGCTGTCGGATCTGCGCAAGAAGTTCGCCGCGCGATTGCGTCGCGTCAAGGACGCGCTCTACGACGAGGTCGTCCGGCGCAAGTGGTTCCTCCGCCGTCCCGACAAGGTGCGGCAGACTTGGGTCGGCATCGGCATCGTCGCGCTCCTCGCCGGGATCGGCATCACGGTGCTGCTCGCGTGGAAGACGAAGCTCGCGCTCCTGGGGATCCCGATCGTCATCGGAGGACTGCTCCTTCTGGTCGGTGCGAAGCGCATGCCTGCGCGGACCGCGACGGGCACGGCGCTCACGCGGAGGATCACCGGGTTCCGCCGCGTCGTGGAAACGGCGGACGAACACCTGGCCAAGTGGGCCGAACAGGAGAACGTGTTCACGAAGTACCTGCCATACGCGGTCGTCTTCGGCGTCACCGACAAGTGGGCGAAGACGTTCGAGTCGCTCGGCGCCGAGCAAGCCGGCGATATGAGCTGGTACGTCAGCTCGCGACCGTTCGCGTACGTTGCGTTCGCCGACAGCATCGACTCGTTCACCGTGTCGACGAGTGGGGTGATCAGCGCGACGCCGTCCGGCTCCGGCGGAAGCGGTTTCTCCGGCGGCGGGGGGTTCTCGGGTGGCGGTGGAGGCGGTGGCGGAGGAGGGTCCTGGTAGGGTCGCGCCGAGCCCGGGCGTCGAAGGCCGTACATCGTGGACATCGTCTTCTCCGAAGATCCTCGTGACTTCGTTCGTCGCGACTGGTCGGGCATCGCTACCGTCGATCCGGCAGGAACCTTCTTCCACACCCCGCAGTACCTGAAGCTGTACTGGGAAGAGTTCGGCCGGGACACCGACGCGCTGCTGTTGGCGTTCGCCGAGGACGACGGGGCGCCGGTCGGGGCGGTTGCGTTCGAGCGGATCGGTACGACGCTGAGGTTCCTCGGAGGCACCGAGGTGACCGACTACTTGGGTCCCGTCGCACTGCCCGAGGCGCAGACGACAGTGGCCAAGGAGCTGTTCGCCGCGCTCGATCGGCTCGACGGATGGACCGATGCCGACCTACGCGGGCTGCCCGAGGATCGCGCTTGGCTCGAGCTGCTGCACGAATCGGCGGCGGCGCAAGGGTTCTCGACGGAGGTGACCGACGACAACAACGGCGTGGCGCCATTCCTCACGCTTCCCGGCTCGTTCGACGAGTACCTCGCGCAGCTGCCGTCGAAGCTCCGCCACGAGATCAAGCGAAAGGCGCGTCGGCTTGAATCCGCGATCGGCCCTTGGCACATCTGTCTCGCGACGGCTGAGACGCTCGACGGCGACCTCGATACGTTCGTGGAACTGCACCGAACGAGCGAGGGCCCCAAGGGCGTGTTCATGCAGCCGGGGATGGAGATCTTCTTCCGCCGGCTGGGCGAGGCGTTCGTTCGCCGCGGGATCTACAACCTGACCTTCATCGAGGCGGAGGGCCATCGCAAGCTCGCCGGAACGATCAGCTTCCGTTACGAAGGCACGTACTACCTCTACAACTCGGCGTTCGATCGCGCGTACGAGTCCGCCGCCCCCGGCATGGTGCTCGTGGCGGAGGACGTCCGCATCGCCATCGAAGGTGGCTGCTCGGTGTTCGACCTGCTGAAGGGGGACTACTCGTACAAGTACCGATTCGGAGCCGTTCCGCGCGCCATCAAGCGCCTCGTCGTCGCCAGGTAGTCCCGTCAGCTTCGATCGATCTCGGCCGACGCCATCAGACCGCCGTCATCCCACACGTTGACGGTGTCGAACGCGCTCAGGTCGCTCGATGTAACCAACCACGTGGAGCCGTCGCCGCTGGGCCCGAACTCCATCGGACGGAGATCGATGCGCCGCTCGCCCGCGGTCATGGTGACGAACGCGTCCTTCTGGCGACCGGGCGCGCGCACGAGAACGAGGACCCACGACATCCCATGTTCTGACTCGTACACGACCACGTCGCCGTCGAGCTCGTTCGGACCAACCGCTCGGAACTCCGCAGCTCGGACGTCCTCTCCACCGAGCGCATCGAGGAACGCCCGGTAGCGACCGGCTTCCTCTCTGAGACCGAAGGCCGTGATCGTTGCGATTGCCCCCCACGCCAGCACGAGACCGAGTGCGAGGGCCGCTACGACACGCCACGCGCGTGGGGCCACGCGCTTGCGCGGCGACACCCGCTCCGGCTCGGACCACTCTTCGTCCAGAACCGCGAGGACGCGCGTTCGTAGCTCGGGGGGTGGCCTCACGTCGTGGGCGGCCGCGGCGAGCGTGCTGACGCCGTCCGCGAGGGTGGCCATGTCGGCTCGGCAGGCGGCGCAGCCCCGGACGTGGCGGCGCACGGACGCGTCCACGTCGGGCTGGAGCGTTCCCAGGAGGTGGTCTGCCAGCTGCTCGCGTACCTGGTCGCACCTCATGGGTGCTCCTGGAGCGCGTCGCGGAGCTTCAACAGAGCCGTGCGGATGCGCGTCTTGGCGGTACCGAGCGGGATGCCCTCGAGCTCGGCGACCTCGGCGCTGGTCTTCCCGCCGAAGTACGCAAGCTCGAGCGCCGCGCGCTGTCCGTCTGTGAGCGCCGCCATCGCACGCCGGGCGCGCTCGGACATGTCGAGTGTCTCAGCGCGCTGATCCGGCCCGGGCTCGTCCGACGCCTCACGCGGCGGCGCCGTCCGCTGCGCCACGCGCACCTCGAGGACGCGGCGACGAAGTGCGTCGATGGCGAGACTTCGAGCGACGAGCAGCACCCACGTCTCGAGCCTGCCGCGGGCCGGGTCGTAGCGCGCTGCGCCGCGCCACAGCTTGACGAATGTGTCCTGGACCAGATCCTGTGCGGCGGCGTCGCTCCCGAGCATCACGATTCCCAGCCCATACACCCGCGAGGCGAACCGGTCGAACACCTCCTCCGCGGCCGCGGGATCACGCGCGGCGAACGCGCGCATCAGCGCGGCGTCCGACCCCGTTCCGCGTGTTCGCACGTTCAGCACGCTAACCCACCCAGTCCGATCCGATATCTCGAGGCGGCCTCGGAGGGGTGTACGGGTGAGACGGATCGGTGGCCTCAGGCGGCGGGCTACTCGACGAAGGCCCGAAGATGCTGCAGCAGCGTCAGCGCGAGCTCTTCGTCGCCCCCGACGACGAGTTCGCCTTCGTCAAGGAACGTCTCAGCGGCATGACGGCATGCCGCGACGAGCGCGAACGCAATAGCGCGCCCGGCGATGTACGCATCTGCTTTCTTGTCCGCGGCCGGCGTCTCGCGCGGAGCGAGACCCCAGTGCCACGTGCCCCCGCCGACGCCTTCGAGCTCCACCTGCACGCTCCGTCCGGGGAACGACAGCCCGGCCTGTCCGAGTGAGAACGGCAGCATCCGGATGGCCAGATCGTTCGTGAGGTACACCGGCCAGTGCTGGTAGTTGGTTTCGAGCCCCGCGCCCTCGCGGAGGTCCTCGCCGTGGATCCACCACTCGATCGTCCGCGACTGCACGAGGTAGCGGACGCCGATCGAGCCTGCGACCCAGTCGACACGTTTGGTTCGCCACTCGTCGTCGCTCAGACGCGTGCAGAGCTCGAGGAACGTCTCTGCCGCTCGCCCCCAGTCGGCGATCAGCTGACGCGTCGGTCGCTCGTCTCGCACCTTGATCGCCCACTCGTTGAAACCGTTCACCCACAGCTCGCCGCCGTTCGCCTCCCGGAACATGTCGAACTCCTCGGCGGGATCGCCGCCGACGAGTTGCGCGGCAGCGGTGTCCTGCGCCGCGAGATGCGCGACGATGTCGCGGTTCCGCCACCCCGCGCTGACGCTGTCGGCGTCCCACGCGGCCGCCGGCGTGTACTGGATCGTGCGGCCGAGGCGTTCGCGCTCGGCGTGGGCGATGCCGATCAACGTCGTGCGGTCGAGCGTCGACATACGTCCTCTTAGAGAGGGGTCCTGGATCGGCGCGGATTGTACCCGCGGCCCGTATCGTGACCATTCATGAGCAAGGCGATCGACCGGTTCCTGGACGCCGCGGCCGTGTTGAACCACGACGTCGAGGTGCGGCGCTTCCCAGAGGGAACCAAGACGGCCGAAGACGCGGCCACGGCCATCGGCTGCGATGTCGCGCAGATCGTGAAGTCACTGGTATTCATGGCAGCCGACGGAACCCCAGTGTTGGCGCTGACGAGCGGGGCGAACCGCGTGGATACCGAACGGCTGGCTTCGATCGCCGGCTCACGATCGGTGCGCCGCGCGAACCCCGAGGAGGCTCGCGCGGCGACCGGGTTCGCCGTCGGAGGCACGCCGCCGTTCGGGCACCCGGACCCGGTCCGAACGTTCCTCGACCGAGACCTGCTCGCTCACGACGAGGTGTGGGCGGCCGCGGGAACGCCCGACGCCGTCTTCCGGACCGATCCCGGCGAGCTCGAGCGGGTAACCGGCGCCGAGATCGCCGACTTCAAGGAAGGCGGAGGATGAACCGATCTGCAGAGCGTTGCAGCAGGTAAAATGAACGGAACGACACGCCTACGGAGGCTCGCCCGACGATGATCCAGCTGACCGAGAACGCTGCCGGCAAGGTGAAAGACCTCCTCGTGGAGGAGGGGCGGAACGACATCGCGCTGCGCGTGGCAGTTCAGCCGGGCGGGTGCTCCGGGCTTCGCTACGCGATGTACCTGGACGACCAGCTCACCGAGAAGGACGTCAGCGAGGAGCAGTTCGGCGTTCGAGTGGTGATCGACCGGATGAGCGTCCCGTACCTCTCGGAGGCCAAGATCGACTTCGTCGACACGCTCGAGGCGTCCGGCTTCACGATCGACAACCCGATGGCGCAGGGCTCCTGCGCGTGCGGGCATTCGTTCCACTAACCGCGACCGTTCGGCCGCGGCGGTTCAGTCGGGCTCGTACGCGAGGTTGGGGCGCAGCCACGACTCCGCTTCCCGGCGGTCCATTCCACTGCGCCGGGCGTAGTCCTCGACCTGGTCCCGGCCGATCCGCCCGACGTTGAAGTACCGCGACGCCGGGTGCGCGAAGTACAGGCCCGACACGCTCGCCGCCGGGGTCATCGAGCACGTTTCAGTCAGATCCATGCCGATCGATCGAGCGTCGAGCAGATCGAAGAGCGTTCGCTTGGGCGAGTGGTCCGGGCAAGCCGGGTATCCGAACGCCGGCCGGATGCCGCGATAGCGCTCGGCGATCAACTCCTCGTTCGACATCTTCGGGCCTCGCTCGTACCACTCGCGGCGAACCGTCTCGTGCAGCCACTCGGCGCACGCCTCCGCGAGCCGATCAGCGAGCGACTTGACTATGATCGCCGAGTAGTCGTCGTTGTCGGCCTCGAACCG
Encoded here:
- a CDS encoding cysteine desulfurase gives rise to the protein MAVTEQRKAELDVERIRADFPILSRAVGDKPLVYLDSAATSQKPRAVLDAEREFYERHNANVHRGIYMLSEEATELYEEARVKLASFIGATDPATVIFNRGTTESINAIAHGWGRKCLKEGDEILLTDMEHHSNIVPWQLAARATGATLRYLPITDDGLIDLSTLESSLTDRTKVFAVTGMSNSLGTLTPVPLLADAAHAVGAVLVVDGAQLVPHVPVDVRVLDCDFLTISGHKMLGPTASGGFYAKRELLEEMDPFIGGGHMIHEVYREYSTWNDVPGKFEGGTMNIAQEVGLAAAVDYLQALGMENVRAHEEEIAGYAIARLQDAGARILGPVDVSKRGGAVSFVYRDVHPHDVATVLNEEGIAVRAGHHCNQLVMRRFNVAATTRASFYVYNTRREVDALVNALGKADDVFGA
- a CDS encoding SUF system NifU family Fe-S cluster assembly protein, with product MALDDIYKEVILDHYKNPRNKHELPGAALTHSKNNPLCGDEITVFADAEDGKLREVSFVGQGCSISQSSASMMTETVAGKTIGEVEELTANVRGMLSGDVEPDEDAFGELVALKGVVKYPIRVKCAVLAWDVLQEALSQGSSSPAAAR
- a CDS encoding class I SAM-dependent methyltransferase; the protein is MEEQPRLYRDLAEWWPLLSAPEEYAAEANEYREIITERSTIPVREVLELGSGGGNNASHMKKAFSLTLVDRSPGMLEVSRRLNPECEHVEGDMRTVRLGRTFDSVFVHDAIAYMTTVDDLFAVFRTAFAHCTPGGAALFVPDSVTETFYETTDHGGHDGPDRALRYLEWTYDPDPDDTTVQMDLTYVFHEPDGSVHSELDSHLCGLFPTRTWIAGMRDAGFGDVRKVHLTADESRVGQTGFVGVRTPAVPRSRRRS
- a CDS encoding DUF2207 domain-containing protein translates to MKRVRLLLAATLPFAAIALGTPASAGAQGFATESTPRFDVRIDIESDGSIAVAETIVQGFGDVPRHGIFRTIPNRVPYDDEFDRVYPIDLVSVRTSQGTPSDVETSEEAGHLVIRIGDPDLTITGRHTYSISYVVNGALNDFPTHQELYWNAIGDDWEQPIGEMRVRVAGPGPIERVACFQGPFGSTLQCDRARIKDGVATFVQEGLNAFTGMSIVAALPPGTVTNALPILKERWSLQRAFSVTPLTLIASLALLVAVVAGFSRFGWRRGRDVRFSGSQVDQVMGGPPGGPTQAVPLFEDGNAPVEFAPPDGLRPGQVGTLIDEEANTLDVSATIVDLAVRTFLVIEELEKKWFLGKPDWRLTRLPAETDGLLPYERSLLDGLFEDGDEVELSDLRKKFAARLRRVKDALYDEVVRRKWFLRRPDKVRQTWVGIGIVALLAGIGITVLLAWKTKLALLGIPIVIGGLLLLVGAKRMPARTATGTALTRRITGFRRVVETADEHLAKWAEQENVFTKYLPYAVVFGVTDKWAKTFESLGAEQAGDMSWYVSSRPFAYVAFADSIDSFTVSTSGVISATPSGSGGSGFSGGGGFSGGGGGGGGGGSW
- a CDS encoding GNAT family N-acetyltransferase — its product is MDIVFSEDPRDFVRRDWSGIATVDPAGTFFHTPQYLKLYWEEFGRDTDALLLAFAEDDGAPVGAVAFERIGTTLRFLGGTEVTDYLGPVALPEAQTTVAKELFAALDRLDGWTDADLRGLPEDRAWLELLHESAAAQGFSTEVTDDNNGVAPFLTLPGSFDEYLAQLPSKLRHEIKRKARRLESAIGPWHICLATAETLDGDLDTFVELHRTSEGPKGVFMQPGMEIFFRRLGEAFVRRGIYNLTFIEAEGHRKLAGTISFRYEGTYYLYNSAFDRAYESAAPGMVLVAEDVRIAIEGGCSVFDLLKGDYSYKYRFGAVPRAIKRLVVAR
- a CDS encoding zf-HC2 domain-containing protein is translated as MRCDQVREQLADHLLGTLQPDVDASVRRHVRGCAACRADMATLADGVSTLAAAAHDVRPPPELRTRVLAVLDEEWSEPERVSPRKRVAPRAWRVVAALALGLVLAWGAIATITAFGLREEAGRYRAFLDALGGEDVRAAEFRAVGPNELDGDVVVYESEHGMSWVLVLVRAPGRQKDAFVTMTAGERRIDLRPMEFGPSGDGSTWLVTSSDLSAFDTVNVWDDGGLMASAEIDRS
- a CDS encoding sigma-70 family RNA polymerase sigma factor; translation: MRTRGTGSDAALMRAFAARDPAAAEEVFDRFASRVYGLGIVMLGSDAAAQDLVQDTFVKLWRGAARYDPARGRLETWVLLVARSLAIDALRRRVLEVRVAQRTAPPREASDEPGPDQRAETLDMSERARRAMAALTDGQRAALELAYFGGKTSAEVAELEGIPLGTAKTRIRTALLKLRDALQEHP
- a CDS encoding maleylpyruvate isomerase N-terminal domain-containing protein, with the protein product MSTLDRTTLIGIAHAERERLGRTIQYTPAAAWDADSVSAGWRNRDIVAHLAAQDTAAAQLVGGDPAEEFDMFREANGGELWVNGFNEWAIKVRDERPTRQLIADWGRAAETFLELCTRLSDDEWRTKRVDWVAGSIGVRYLVQSRTIEWWIHGEDLREGAGLETNYQHWPVYLTNDLAIRMLPFSLGQAGLSFPGRSVQVELEGVGGGTWHWGLAPRETPAADKKADAYIAGRAIAFALVAACRHAAETFLDEGELVVGGDEELALTLLQHLRAFVE
- a CDS encoding YbaK/EbsC family protein, coding for MSKAIDRFLDAAAVLNHDVEVRRFPEGTKTAEDAATAIGCDVAQIVKSLVFMAADGTPVLALTSGANRVDTERLASIAGSRSVRRANPEEARAATGFAVGGTPPFGHPDPVRTFLDRDLLAHDEVWAAAGTPDAVFRTDPGELERVTGAEIADFKEGGG
- a CDS encoding iron-sulfur cluster assembly accessory protein, coding for MIQLTENAAGKVKDLLVEEGRNDIALRVAVQPGGCSGLRYAMYLDDQLTEKDVSEEQFGVRVVIDRMSVPYLSEAKIDFVDTLEASGFTIDNPMAQGSCACGHSFH